TGCCAGACCAGCCGACGAAGACGAATCTGTCGCGTTTGAGCCAGTCGTCGAGGGCATCAAAGATGCCGCGTTGCGCTGGCGCGCGACCTACTGCGATGGTCATTTGAAAAATCTCCAGATAAGTGCGGAATCTAAAGGCAAACTCTGTGACTCAAAAATGAATTATGAACAAAGTTTACTTTTCGTTACCTATGCCTCTGATTATATGGAGAGTTCTTGGAAAATTTCCAGTGTTTTTGTAACTAATCTTAAAATTCAGAGATTTTGCCTTTAGCTCATCACCGGCAGAATCGGGAAGCAAGCCGTTTCTGCGGATATTTGCGATACTGAGAACTGGCAGTTTGTACGATCGACACTATGTTTATTTTGGAATTAACGCTGAAAGGAAATCCTCTAAGCCTTTCAATCCAGCGCAAATCGGCTGAAGAAGCAGAAGCGACCTATCAAGAAATTCTGGGGGCGATGAAGTCGGGGAATAATCCTTTACTGGAATTGACCTGCGATCGACAACCCGACAAAAAGATTGCGGTGTTTGCTGATAATCTGGCAGCCGTGCAGGTTTATGAGAAATCGAGCGCAAATGCGTCTGGCAGACCCGCAGGTTTCTCGTTTGTGGCGGAATAGATATGACTTTAGACGCGCCCATTTCTCAAGATGCTGCAATTCGAGCGATCGACCTCAGTTTTGGCTGGTCGGATGACAAAGCGATTTTGCAGTCTTGTGCGCTGGAAGTGCCCAAAGGTGAGTTTTGGATGCTGTTGGGCGCGAATGGGAGCGGAAAGTCTACGCTGCTAAGACTTTTAGCAGGGTTGTTGCAGCCGACTGGGGGAGAAGTTCAAATCTCGCCTCCAGTCGGTTTTGTGTTTCAAAATCCAGACCATCAGTTAGTGATGCCCACAGTGGGAGCAGATGTGGCGTTTGGATTGGTGCAGGAAAAATTGTCAACGGCGGAAATTCGACAACGAGTGGAAGAGTCGCTAACGGCTGTGAGTTTAGCGGCGTTTCAGCGTCGTCCGATTTATGCGCTGAGTGGGGGACAGAAACAGCGAGTTGCGATCGCGGGTGCGATCGCTCGTCATTGCGATGTCCTTTTATTAGATGAGCCGACGGCTTTGCTTGATCCGGATAGCCAGTTGGAGCTAGTGGCTCAGGTTCAGACGTTGGTGAAAAAGCGGGGCATTACGGCGCTTTGGGTGACGCATCGGCTGGAAGAATTGGAATATTGTGACGGAGCGTTTTTGTTAGAAGCGGGGAAGGTGGTCGATCGAGGCGATCCCGATCGCTTAAAACGAAGATTAATGCAGACCGAAGACGTTGAAGATTAGAAAACTTCTGCAATGTTCCCGTTATCATCAAGCCATCCTGTCACTATAAATCACGAATATGGACAATCTAAAAATTGAAAAAGTAGGTGACTCGCTGGGAGTAGCATTACCAGAGGAAATAGTGCAGAAACTTCAGGTGAAGGAGGGCGATACTGTTGACATTTCAGAAACACCTGATGGAGTTGAAATTACTAATCGTGCTCCCAACTTAGAAAAAGCAATGCAGGCTTATCAAAAGATAAACGAGAAATATAAAAATGCCTTGCGTGAGCTATCGAAATGAGTCAAGAACCGATTTGGATGTCAGAATCGTTTGTCAGAAGAATTCAGCTTGATCAACTCGATCGATACGGAGGTCGGCCTGGTATGCGTGACGAGAGTTTGCTATCTGCAAGTTTGGCAAGACCTCGGAATCTATTTATCTATGGTGAATCTCCTACAATCTTTGACTTGGCGGCATACGCTTATGGACTTGCTAAGAATCATCCCTTCGTCGATGGCAATAAAAGAGTTGCTTTTGTCGTGATGGCGGTCTTTCTTGAGCTAAATGGTTATTCTTTGGACGTGCCAGAAGCGGAAGTTGTACAAGTCATGCTGAGGCTGGCATCCGGGGAAGAAACTCAAGAATCGATCGCACAATGGCTCGAAAGTAGGTCTGTCCAAAATTAAGTTCTTTCGCGCGATCGCAAATCCACTTCAATAAACAACAGCAATCGATACCAAATCAAATTTAAGAAATGCAATATTATGGAAGGGTGAAGCAGATTAACTTTTGCAAAATTGTCCTTTCCGCGTTGAGTGATGCCACGTTCCGCACCACAAGCACTTCTATTGGTGGACGGCTATAACATAGTCGGAGCTTGGCATGAGCTAAAAGTAATTCGCGATCGAGACGGTTTAGAAGAATCGCGCCGAAAATTAGTCGAAACGCTGATTGGATTTAGCGCATATCAGAATTTTGAAACTCATGTTGTATTTGACGCGCAATATCGGGATTCACCGACGAATCGTGAGGAAGTGACTCGTCATTTATATATCTGCTACACCGATTTTGGACAAACTGCTGATACTTATATTGAGAAAACTTGTGCTGATTTTCGGCATGACATTCGCAAGTTTAAACAGCGATTGATCGTGGCGACGAGCGATCGTGCCCAGCAATTAACCGTTGTTGGATACGGAGCGGAGTGGATGTCAGCGGAAAAATTAGCGAATGAAGTTGAATTTGCGGCGCGGCGAGTTCAGAGCAAATCAAAACCAAAGAAAAAATCGGCGGGACGACTGTTGATGCACTCGCTTGATCCCGATGCCCAAAAGCGATTAGAAGATTTGAGATTTGGCAAAGACAAGTCGCGCTGAATTTCTGTCCCCGTCGCCCTGTAAGATTTTCGATACGAAACTATTGTCGGGCAAACGATATGAAACGCAGAGCCTTGGTTGGAGCCGCGATCGCAGCAGGCAGCACTCTCACCGCTTGTACCATTCGCAAACGTGGAGTCGCAACGGCGGGAACGGCTTTACCAACGGTACGCTGGCGTATGGCAACTAGTTGGCCCAAATCGCTGGAGACAATTTTTGGCGGAGCGGAAACGGTTTGTCGGCGTATTGCTGAGATGACCGATGGACGATTTGTAATTCAGCCGTTTGCAGCAGGGGAAATTGTGCCGGGGCTGCAAGTGTTAGATGCGGTGCAAAATGGCACGGTTGAGTGTGGACATACTGCAAGCTATTACTACACTGGGAAAAATCCGGCGTTTGCGTTTGGAACGGCGGTTCCGTTTGGGCTGAATGCTCAGCAGCAAAATGCGTGGCTGTATCACGGTGGCGGTTTGGCAGCAATGCAAAAGCTGTACTCGGATTTTGGAATCATCAACTTTCCATCGGGAAACACTGGCGCACAAATGGGCGGATGGTTTAAGCGTAAGGTGAGTACGATCGCGGATCTTAAAGGCTTGAAAATGCGAATTCCGGGGCTGGGTGGAGAAGTAATGTCGCGGCTGGGGGTGAATGTGCAGGTGCTTCCGGGTGGTGAGATTTATTTGGCGCTGGATCGAGGCGCGATCGATGCGGCAGAATGGGTCGGTCCTTACGATGATGAGAAACTGGGCTTACATAAAGCAGCAAAATTCTATTACTACCCTGGCTGGTGGGAACCGGGTCCAACTTTAGAAACGCAGGTGAATTTAACTGCATGGCGGAAGTTGCCGAAAGAGTATCAGGAGGTGCTTAAAACGGCGGCTTATGAGGCAAATATGAATATGCTGGCGCAGTATGATGCGCTGAATCGAGAAGCGATCGCTCGTCTCATTGCAAGTGGGACGCAATTGACGGCTTACAGTAAAGAGATTTTGCAGGCGGCGCAGAAAGCTTCGTTTGACCTGTACGAAGCGAATGCAGCAAGAAATAATACGTTTAAGCAGGTGTATGGACAGTGGAAGCAGTTTCGCGATCAGGTTTATCAGTGGAATAAGATTAACGAGTTGAGCTTTTCGGATTTCTCGCTGGGATCAGGCAGTTGAATTAAGTTCGATCGCTGAGATCTCGATCGCTCTCGCAACCGCAAATATTCTCTCTAGATTGCCCCGCTGAAAAAGTTCGGCAGAGCAGTGCGAGTGCGCTCAGGCAAACGTCCTAACAGGCACAACAATATTGCTGCTGAATTGAGCAGTCAGGCAGCATAAAATACTAGCTTCGATACATTTCCAAAATTCGCAGCTTGCAATTATTTCATTCCAACGTAGTAGCCGGATTTGAACTTTCTACCAATCGACTCCGCGCTGAATCTCTACGACCGGATATGGGTACAAGTTTACCTACTTCGCCTAAACCAAAAGGTGGCATACCGCTATATATTGCTTCGTACTCCCCGGCTCGAACTTTATAGGTTTCGTGCCAAATTCCTACATCACCTCGGCTATTGCTAAGGCGCTTATTGAAATTTACCCATGCTGGCCAATGCTCCTTATCCCTACTTCGTGCATATGCCTCTAAAGCTTCAAATGAACGCCAATATTGCACTATCACAGGTATTCCCGCGATATGGCCGAGAAAACCACTGTTTGGATCGGCTTGCAATTCTTTGATCATTCGAGGCATTGCCAGAAAAACTGGTAGCCACTTATGAACTTTCCAGATCTTGTTAATACGCATACCAATTAGGAAGATGACAAACTCACCTTCAACTTCGGCTGTCATTCTTTCTGGAATTACCTTTGCCATAATTGCCTCCCTATGAGAATTACACCAAAATGTGAGGATTGGATTAAGTCCATAACGATTCGCTTGAGCGGCTAGAAATAACCTTGAACTCAGCATCAGCAATTTTTGGCAGTCTGCTCTAAGCGAATTGTTAGAAGCGAATTGTTAGATGTCGTTTAAGAGATGTTGTTTAAGCACCTTGACTTAGCGATTTAGAACATCATCGCGATGAGATTTAGAGCCTACAATTTGCACGACTTCATCAATTAGAACTTGAGGAACCTCCAACTCAACTAGAGTTGCGACTAAATTTTCCGCGATCGCATTGAAGTGGCTGTCGGTCAAACCCATTTCAGCCACTAATTGTTTATGTGCGTCCCTCATAGGACGACCGTTCCAGTGTTGAGCACCACCAAAAGCGTAGGTCATAAATTCTTTTTGGTGGTGCTTCTGTTGCTGCATATCTGTATGAGCGAAAAAGTGCTGAACCCGCTCATCCGCCAAGACTTTTTCATAAAACTTTTCTACAGCTAGATCAACAGCCGTTGCACCACCAAGCTTTTCGTACAGTGTACTCATGGAAGATTCCTCCAACCGGGTTTTGAATCTAGATCTAACACGAGGTAGACGAGAGTGCGCAAAGTTTTTAATTGTCTGATACCAGATTGATTTGTGGATGCGACAGATTCTCGCCCCCTAAATCCCCCAGAATGGGGGACTTTGAGTATGATCTGTCGCATTCTATACTTAATTCGGTATGAGAATTTTAAAGCGAATACTCGAAATTCATTTGTCTTAATAGTTGACTGATGCTCAGTCAATGTCGGCAAAGTGACGTGTACGGAGATATGAACCTGATTCAGCGCGAATCATTCCGACAATTCCACCATCAACTTCTGCAACTAGACAAAGATTGCCTGGGCACACTTGGTCTCTATTGATTGCAGCTTGTTCATCTTCAACAGTCGTAATCAGCTCTGTGGGTTTCGCTAATGGATAGAATTCCTCTTCGACAATTGAGCGAAACAGGCTCAATGTAGCAGTTGCATCTTCTAGCGCAGCACTCCGAATGGTAACTTCTGTCTCATCCGCTAAAAACTGTGTCGAGGCTTGTAAGATCGCCTGCAGCACCACAAACGGCTTCGGTCAATCCGCTGCAACAGAGTTGTGATGCCGCATACCTACTCTTATATAGAAACTTTGCACATCTACTAATATCTGAGCGAAAATCGTTGTACTTCATCAGCAACTTCTTTGCGTAAATTCATCAGTTTAAGCCCATCTAGCTCTTGCCACACTATATTGACAGGCATTAGCACACCTTTATTTACGCTAATAATGGGGTACTCACAGCCTGGATAGTCCTTTCTGATAACCCAGTGACCTTCTACTCTACGCCGTATAACCTCTCCCACATATGCGACTAGATTGTCATATAGTTCGGCTTGAACTTTTTCAAGTTCATAATCCTCAGCTTTGCTAGATAAAAGGTCTAAACTTTTGTATGAGAAGTCTAGCTGATTAGGCGAAATATCCAAACATCTTACTAGCTCGTCAATTAATTCACAAATTTTGTTAACGAGTTGTACTCGGTGTTTTGAATAATACATCCAATGACTTACAGAGCTATCGCGACCATTGGCATAGTCTTCTCTAACCTTCTGTGTCCATCGAATCATTCGCAAAAAATGTTCTTTGGAATAAACATTACCTCTGCCAGGAATTACAATTCCTTTGGGGTCAAAAACAAATAGAAATCTATCATTCGATAGCTCATAGACTTGAGGCTGATTCTTATGTCCAGTTCCATAAGTTTCCTCAAAGAAATCTGTAAATTCTTCATGCAGTCTCCCCTCAGATTCTATTAGTTCTTGAACCTGCTTTTTTGTGAGTCGTTTTGAATTGAGAGATTTTCTCTTTCCCATCTTCAGAGCAAAACAGATTTAAGTAATAGCTTCAGTCAAGAACAGAGAGGTAAAACATCATACAAGAAGCAATCGCTTCATTGCCACGCTCGTAGCATATCCTTACCGACGACCTACTATTAACTTAACCTTAAATATCGGTGTGTAAGCTTTCGCTTGCATTCCCACCGGAGCTAAGCGGCATAACGGACTCGTTCACCCGCCGCTAAAGCCTCTCAGACTCAACAAGACTCAATACAGGCGGTGTGCAATGAGCTTGTTAGACATCATCATAGATTTTCTGCTGGACAGGGATTTGAATGATAAACTCTGTTCCTTCGCCAGGTGTAGAAAAGCAATCTAACTTACCTCCATGTTTCTCAGTGACAATCTGATAGCTAATCGGCATCCCCATACCCGTGCCCTTACCGATCGTTTTCGTGGTAAAAAATGGATCAAAAATTCGCTTGCGAACCGATTCAGGCATCCCTGTTCCGTTATCGGATATGGCAATTTTTACCCACTTTGAATCAATTCTGGAAGTCCGAATCGTAATTTGGCTGGGCTTTTCCTTAATTTCCAGATAAGTTCGTTTAACGTTAGCTTCTTCCAGCGCATCAATGGCATTTGCCAAGATATTCATAAATGCCTGATTGATTTGACCCGGATAGCACTCCACAAGCGGCAAACTGTCATAGTCACGAATGACTTGAATCGCTGGGCAATCCGATCGATCTTTTAAGCGATGCTGCAAAATCAACAAGGTACTGTCAATCCCTTCATGAAGATCAACCGCTTTAAAGTCGGCTTCATCAATGCGTGAGAAGTTGCGGAGCGACAAGACAATCTTGCGAATGCGATCGGTACCCAACTTCATAGAATTCAGGATTTTGGGTAGATCGGTTTGGACAAACTCTATGTCCAGCTCGTCTGATGCGGCTTGAATTTCGGATGCTGGGTCGGGATAGTGCTTTTGATAGAGCTGCACAAAAGCTAATAAATTGTGGGCGTATTCCTGCACAGGGGTCAAGTTGCCGTAGATGAAGTTGACTGGATTGTTGATTTCGTGGGCTATCCCTGCCACCATTTGTCCCAAAGCAGACATCTTTTCGCTTTGCACCATCTGCACTTGAGTGTGTTGCAGTTCTTTTAGAAGTTGTTGCAACTGCGTATTTTTATCGTTGAGTTCTTGGGTTCTTGCCTCAACTTGAGATTCCAGCGTTTGGCTATAGGCTTCTAGCTGTTCGTTAGCTGTTTGCTGCTGCTGTAAAAGTTGTTGAACAGTGCGAATTAATTGGTTAAAGGCATCGGCAAGGGTACCAATTTCATCATTTTGCTCGACAGTCGCTTGTAGCTCAAAGTTAGACTCTTCAGTGGATTGTCGGGCAATGCTGGTAAGAGCTTGAATCGGTTGAGCGATCGCTCGGCTGGTAAACATTGCCAAAAGAATGGCGATCGCAGCAGATAATCCAACACCCGCAACCACTACTTTCTGGGCAATTTCACCTGCTTGCTGTTGTAACAGAGCTGCTTCTTCAAATTCTTCGTAGGCTTGGTCAAGTAAGCCTACCAAACTATCTGAGATGCCATCGAATTCAAGCGCCAAATCGCTGTTGGTAAATGCCAACATTATCCTTTGCGCTTGCTCAACATCATCGGGGAATGCAAGATTCAGCTGACGAATTCGTTCAACTTGAAGCGCTAATTCCTGGGAGTAGCGCTGGGTCACACCGTCATAGGTTTGCAAGAAAGCTGGAATTGTGGCTTGATGCTTATCCGTTTGTGGAGCCTTTGCAACAAATGTCTTAAGTTCAGCCCAAATGTCCCGAATTTCAGCTTCGTGCTTCAGCAAATGAGTATACTCATCCTGAAACTTGTCTGGGTATTTTGCTAAAGGGATGAGTTGCTGTTGGTGGGTTCGGGCTTGAAGCACACGAGATTGTAGACGCTGTAGAAGCTCCACTTCGTTTCGGGAGTGTTCTTCTTGCTTTGCAGCCTGGAATTGATAATTATGCCCAATTCCAAAACCAGCAATTGTGCCAGACACAGCAATGCCTAGAGCTAAGGTGTATCCCAGAGCGATCTTTTGTCCAACTCTGAGGCTGGACAACCTCTGGCTCAGGCTTTGCAACATCATAGAGCTTTCCCAAGCTATACAAAGAATCTTTATAAATTTAAGATTCCCACCTTTCTTACCGGTCTAACGACTTGAATCGGGGGCGGCACATAGTCCCAAGTTCAGTACCAGCGACTTGCAATCGTCCGCTTGATTTGTTATGGGGCATTCCCAATTACCTCATATTTACTTTGCACCAAGCCGTTTTCAAACTGTCGCGTTTCGAGATGATGCAATTTGACATCGTGAGGAAGCGAACTAAAAAGTGGAATCCCTGTACCTATAAGAATTGGCACTTTAGTAATGATTAATTGCTGGATCAAGCCTTCACGAAGAAACCCTTGGATCGTCTTTCCCCCATCAATGTATAAATGCTTGAATCCACGCTCTGATAAACGGTGAACTACTTCTTGTGGAGGCGCGCAGAGGGCCTCGACTGTTCTTGCAATGTCACTAGGGATGTCTACTTTCCGACTACTTAGAACAAATACAGCCTTTGCACCATAAGGCCATGAATCAAAGGACAATGCTAACTCGTAAGTATTCCGACCCATGACAAGCGCATCTACTGAATCTATGAATTCCTGATACCCGTAGTCTTCTTCGCCCTCTACATCTTCCCCACTGGGCAACCAATCAATATCACCGTTCTTCCGTGCGATGAAGCCATCAATACTTGTTGCGATGTATACAGTAGTTTTCATGCCTTCCTCAACAATGCGATCGCCGTATAACTATTTATTACACGGAAATTTTCGGCACATTATCCCAGGTTGGCTGACCATATAGAGTTTTCTCTGTACAGCCCACCGTTTTGTGGTGACATGCAGAATTCTTTCCGTATAGTATG
This window of the Cyanobacteria bacterium FACHB-DQ100 genome carries:
- a CDS encoding energy-coupling factor ABC transporter ATP-binding protein, coding for MTLDAPISQDAAIRAIDLSFGWSDDKAILQSCALEVPKGEFWMLLGANGSGKSTLLRLLAGLLQPTGGEVQISPPVGFVFQNPDHQLVMPTVGADVAFGLVQEKLSTAEIRQRVEESLTAVSLAAFQRRPIYALSGGQKQRVAIAGAIARHCDVLLLDEPTALLDPDSQLELVAQVQTLVKKRGITALWVTHRLEELEYCDGAFLLEAGKVVDRGDPDRLKRRLMQTEDVED
- a CDS encoding AbrB/MazE/SpoVT family DNA-binding domain-containing protein; this translates as MDNLKIEKVGDSLGVALPEEIVQKLQVKEGDTVDISETPDGVEITNRAPNLEKAMQAYQKINEKYKNALRELSK
- a CDS encoding type II toxin-antitoxin system death-on-curing family toxin, which produces MSQEPIWMSESFVRRIQLDQLDRYGGRPGMRDESLLSASLARPRNLFIYGESPTIFDLAAYAYGLAKNHPFVDGNKRVAFVVMAVFLELNGYSLDVPEAEVVQVMLRLASGEETQESIAQWLESRSVQN
- a CDS encoding NYN domain-containing protein, producing MPRSAPQALLLVDGYNIVGAWHELKVIRDRDGLEESRRKLVETLIGFSAYQNFETHVVFDAQYRDSPTNREEVTRHLYICYTDFGQTADTYIEKTCADFRHDIRKFKQRLIVATSDRAQQLTVVGYGAEWMSAEKLANEVEFAARRVQSKSKPKKKSAGRLLMHSLDPDAQKRLEDLRFGKDKSR
- a CDS encoding TRAP transporter substrate-binding protein — translated: MKRRALVGAAIAAGSTLTACTIRKRGVATAGTALPTVRWRMATSWPKSLETIFGGAETVCRRIAEMTDGRFVIQPFAAGEIVPGLQVLDAVQNGTVECGHTASYYYTGKNPAFAFGTAVPFGLNAQQQNAWLYHGGGLAAMQKLYSDFGIINFPSGNTGAQMGGWFKRKVSTIADLKGLKMRIPGLGGEVMSRLGVNVQVLPGGEIYLALDRGAIDAAEWVGPYDDEKLGLHKAAKFYYYPGWWEPGPTLETQVNLTAWRKLPKEYQEVLKTAAYEANMNMLAQYDALNREAIARLIASGTQLTAYSKEILQAAQKASFDLYEANAARNNTFKQVYGQWKQFRDQVYQWNKINELSFSDFSLGSGS
- a CDS encoding DUF4188 domain-containing protein, encoding MAKVIPERMTAEVEGEFVIFLIGMRINKIWKVHKWLPVFLAMPRMIKELQADPNSGFLGHIAGIPVIVQYWRSFEALEAYARSRDKEHWPAWVNFNKRLSNSRGDVGIWHETYKVRAGEYEAIYSGMPPFGLGEVGKLVPISGRRDSARSRLVESSNPATTLE
- a CDS encoding group 1 truncated hemoglobin is translated as MSTLYEKLGGATAVDLAVEKFYEKVLADERVQHFFAHTDMQQQKHHQKEFMTYAFGGAQHWNGRPMRDAHKQLVAEMGLTDSHFNAIAENLVATLVELEVPQVLIDEVVQIVGSKSHRDDVLNR
- a CDS encoding HAMP domain-containing protein, which produces MMLQSLSQRLSSLRVGQKIALGYTLALGIAVSGTIAGFGIGHNYQFQAAKQEEHSRNEVELLQRLQSRVLQARTHQQQLIPLAKYPDKFQDEYTHLLKHEAEIRDIWAELKTFVAKAPQTDKHQATIPAFLQTYDGVTQRYSQELALQVERIRQLNLAFPDDVEQAQRIMLAFTNSDLALEFDGISDSLVGLLDQAYEEFEEAALLQQQAGEIAQKVVVAGVGLSAAIAILLAMFTSRAIAQPIQALTSIARQSTEESNFELQATVEQNDEIGTLADAFNQLIRTVQQLLQQQQTANEQLEAYSQTLESQVEARTQELNDKNTQLQQLLKELQHTQVQMVQSEKMSALGQMVAGIAHEINNPVNFIYGNLTPVQEYAHNLLAFVQLYQKHYPDPASEIQAASDELDIEFVQTDLPKILNSMKLGTDRIRKIVLSLRNFSRIDEADFKAVDLHEGIDSTLLILQHRLKDRSDCPAIQVIRDYDSLPLVECYPGQINQAFMNILANAIDALEEANVKRTYLEIKEKPSQITIRTSRIDSKWVKIAISDNGTGMPESVRKRIFDPFFTTKTIGKGTGMGMPISYQIVTEKHGGKLDCFSTPGEGTEFIIQIPVQQKIYDDV
- a CDS encoding dihydrofolate reductase, producing MKTTVYIATSIDGFIARKNGDIDWLPSGEDVEGEEDYGYQEFIDSVDALVMGRNTYELALSFDSWPYGAKAVFVLSSRKVDIPSDIARTVEALCAPPQEVVHRLSERGFKHLYIDGGKTIQGFLREGLIQQLIITKVPILIGTGIPLFSSLPHDVKLHHLETRQFENGLVQSKYEVIGNAP